One Marinibacterium anthonyi genomic region harbors:
- a CDS encoding putative nitrogen fixation protein FixT: protein MKVMIRNTPKGLEAYVPKKDLEEMIVETETPDLWGGWARLANGWIFQMPAYDDPPSLPITVEARRLAVAEEE, encoded by the coding sequence ATGAAAGTCATGATCCGCAACACCCCCAAGGGGCTCGAAGCCTATGTGCCCAAGAAGGATCTGGAGGAGATGATCGTCGAGACCGAGACCCCCGACCTGTGGGGCGGCTGGGCCAGGCTGGCCAATGGCTGGATCTTCCAGATGCCCGCCTATGACGACCCGCCGTCGCTGCCGATCACGGTCGAAGCCCGCCGCCTTGCCGTGGCCGAGGAGGAATAG
- a CDS encoding NifZ domain protein, giving the protein MSTDDREIEVYRDPAFMPGDKVISKKNIKNDGTMAGKEIGETVVKKGDVGYVRDIGVFLQQFYIYAVDFVDRASIVGMRERELIPDSEPARTAGGDRVVQSHIITRDTSQEARP; this is encoded by the coding sequence ATGTCCACTGACGACCGCGAGATCGAGGTCTATCGCGACCCGGCCTTCATGCCGGGCGACAAGGTCATTTCGAAGAAGAACATCAAGAACGACGGCACCATGGCCGGCAAGGAGATCGGCGAGACCGTCGTGAAGAAGGGCGATGTGGGCTATGTGCGCGACATCGGCGTCTTCCTGCAGCAGTTCTACATCTACGCCGTCGATTTCGTCGACCGCGCCAGCATCGTCGGCATGCGCGAACGCGAACTGATCCCCGACAGCGAACCCGCCCGCACCGCCGGTGGCGACCGCGTCGTGCAATCCCACATCATCACCCGCGACACGTCTCAGGAGGCCAGACCATGA
- a CDS encoding LRV protein FeS4 cluster, translating into MPEGPAPVDWQGAPIDCAACRYTPLLHQGQCGPGWACVHDRYAKRIERFFVLNPDRADDCLSMPYFETRMNAARVANLFRLPRLLSDPDAGVRAMAILRLPVAHAERKIRDPDRRVRIAVAHRLPLDQLLPMLSDPDSYVRSIATRRAAPGMLPVAIRDDDPDIRRIVARRINPDWLDRFLHDPDPLVRREAAMRRPDLFVNDDDIRVRHVAAETGSADTARALLTDPEDIIRETAAERLAQLEAKHVH; encoded by the coding sequence ATGCCCGAAGGCCCGGCCCCCGTGGACTGGCAGGGCGCGCCGATCGATTGCGCGGCCTGCCGCTACACGCCCCTTCTCCACCAGGGGCAATGCGGCCCGGGCTGGGCCTGCGTGCACGACCGCTATGCCAAGCGGATCGAACGGTTCTTCGTGCTGAACCCCGACCGCGCCGACGACTGCCTGTCGATGCCCTATTTCGAAACGCGCATGAACGCCGCGCGGGTGGCCAACCTGTTCCGCCTGCCCCGGCTGCTGTCGGACCCGGACGCGGGCGTGCGCGCCATGGCGATCCTGCGCCTGCCCGTCGCCCACGCGGAACGCAAGATCCGCGACCCCGACCGCCGCGTGCGCATCGCCGTGGCCCACCGCCTGCCGCTGGACCAGTTGCTGCCCATGCTGTCGGATCCCGACAGCTATGTCCGTTCCATCGCCACCCGCCGCGCCGCGCCCGGCATGCTGCCCGTGGCGATCCGCGACGACGATCCGGACATCCGGCGCATCGTCGCCCGGCGCATCAACCCCGACTGGCTGGACCGCTTCCTGCACGATCCCGACCCGCTGGTGCGCCGCGAGGCCGCCATGCGCCGGCCCGACCTGTTCGTGAACGACGACGACATCCGCGTCCGCCATGTCGCCGCCGAAACCGGGTCCGCAGACACCGCCCGCGCCCTGCTCACCGATCCCGAAGACATCATCCGCGAGACCGCCGCCGAGCGGCTCGCCCAACTGGAGGCCAAACATGTCCACTGA
- the fer1 gene encoding Ferredoxin I: MALKIIKSQCTVCGACEFECPNAAIKFKGDTYIIDPKLCTECAGDYDNPQCAEVCPVPDTCVPA; encoded by the coding sequence ATGGCTCTCAAGATCATCAAATCCCAGTGCACCGTTTGCGGGGCCTGCGAATTCGAATGCCCGAACGCCGCCATCAAGTTCAAGGGCGACACCTACATCATCGACCCCAAGCTTTGCACCGAATGCGCCGGCGATTACGACAATCCCCAATGCGCCGAGGTCTGCCCCGTCCCCGACACCTGCGTCCCGGCCTGA
- the nifB_1 gene encoding FeMo cofactor biosynthesis protein NifB, translating into MTDNVIALNGLAIGTKDTLTQAMESSGCSSSACGSSDAPEDMDPETWAKVKDHPCYSEEAHHYFARMHVAVAPACNIQCNYCNRKYDCANESRPGVVSERLTPDQAARKVIAVANEIPQLSVLGIAGPGDSAYDWKKTRETFKLVQQTLPDIKLCLSTNGLALPDVVDDLMDMNIDHVTLTINMIDPEVGTRIYPWIFWQRKRRTGLEASQILHERQMQSLDLLHERGILVKVNSVMIPGINDDHLLEVNKEVKRRGAFLHNIMPLISAPEHGTVFGLNGQRGPNAAELKKLQDACAGGANLMRHCRQCRADAVGLLGEDRGQEFTMDLVPDQVDYDPTKRETYREWVAKEREDRRAAAAVAQSQTEAAVAEEAEAMLVAVCTKGGGRINQHFGHATEFQIFEVDAEGVRFVTHRRCDNYCVGGYGEDDKLELVIKTLEGIDTILCAKIGDCPKEDLEAAGITAIQDYAFEYIETAVSAVYRARNGLAPMEAETA; encoded by the coding sequence ATGACCGACAATGTGATTGCGCTCAACGGTCTCGCGATCGGAACCAAGGACACGCTGACCCAGGCGATGGAGAGTTCGGGATGCTCATCCTCCGCCTGCGGGTCGTCCGATGCCCCCGAGGACATGGACCCGGAAACCTGGGCCAAGGTAAAGGACCACCCCTGTTATTCAGAAGAGGCGCACCATTATTTCGCCCGGATGCACGTGGCCGTCGCGCCCGCCTGCAACATCCAGTGCAACTACTGCAACCGCAAGTACGACTGCGCCAATGAAAGCCGCCCCGGCGTGGTGTCCGAACGGCTGACGCCGGACCAGGCCGCCCGCAAGGTCATCGCCGTGGCCAACGAGATCCCCCAGCTCTCGGTCCTCGGCATCGCGGGCCCCGGCGACAGCGCCTATGACTGGAAGAAGACGCGCGAGACCTTCAAGCTGGTCCAGCAGACGCTGCCGGACATCAAGCTGTGCCTGTCAACCAACGGTCTGGCCCTGCCGGACGTGGTCGACGACCTGATGGACATGAACATCGACCATGTCACGCTGACCATCAACATGATCGACCCCGAGGTCGGGACCAGGATCTATCCCTGGATCTTCTGGCAGCGCAAGCGGCGCACCGGGCTGGAGGCGTCGCAGATCCTGCACGAACGCCAGATGCAGTCGCTGGACCTGCTGCACGAACGCGGAATCCTGGTGAAGGTGAATTCCGTCATGATCCCGGGCATCAACGACGACCACCTGCTTGAGGTGAACAAGGAAGTGAAGCGCCGGGGCGCTTTCCTGCACAACATCATGCCGCTGATCTCGGCCCCCGAACACGGAACGGTCTTTGGCCTGAACGGCCAGCGCGGGCCCAATGCGGCCGAGCTGAAGAAGCTGCAGGACGCCTGCGCGGGCGGCGCCAACCTGATGCGCCATTGCCGCCAGTGCCGCGCCGATGCGGTGGGCCTGCTGGGCGAGGATCGCGGCCAGGAATTCACCATGGACCTGGTGCCCGATCAGGTCGATTACGATCCGACCAAGCGCGAGACCTACCGCGAATGGGTCGCCAAGGAACGCGAGGACCGCCGCGCGGCGGCCGCCGTGGCGCAGTCGCAGACCGAAGCCGCCGTGGCCGAGGAAGCCGAAGCGATGCTGGTCGCCGTCTGCACCAAGGGCGGCGGTCGGATCAACCAGCACTTCGGCCATGCGACCGAATTCCAGATCTTCGAGGTCGACGCCGAGGGCGTGCGCTTTGTCACCCACCGGCGCTGCGACAATTACTGCGTCGGCGGCTACGGCGAGGACGACAAGCTGGAACTGGTGATCAAGACGCTCGAAGGGATCGACACGATCCTGTGCGCCAAGATCGGCGATTGCCCGAAGGAAGACCTTGAGGCCGCCGGGATCACCGCGATCCAGGATTACGCCTTCGAGTATATCGAAACCGCCGTCTCGGCCGTCTACCGGGCCCGCAACGGGCTGGCGCCGATGGAGGCCGAAACCGCCTGA
- the nifA gene encoding Nif-specific regulatory protein, producing MIEAAKPDSQLALDSRDTARTARKRAQENSASQDRLALNAVYEIAKTFTSAPDPISVMPMVLNVLSSFLGLRHGALALLSEPNRPITTGTVNPYVIAATSFNCPEDTPNCEVIPDVVAQMVFRTGVPLVSWDLEREFGPEAMPLRLRGTGHSLIAVPVREQVRSPLVIGVLCAFRAHDDDRAGQSNSDINVLTMVASLLEQALRFRRLVARDRERALNDTRRALSAATEQLGRTPKPVTIDGIIGDSDEIGAVVARIRKVATTTAPVLLRGESGTGKELFARAIHALSDRKDKPFIRVNCAALSETLLESELFGHEKGAFTGANALKKGRFELAHGGTLFLDEIGEISPAFQSKLLRVLQEGEFERVGGTRTMKVDVRLVTATNRDLEEAVAQGAFRADLYFRICVVPIILPPLRERPSDIRPLAELFLDRFNDQNGTSLAFAPDAFETLCNCKFPGNVRELENCVNRAAALSTGEVILNEEMACNQNACLSAELWRLQSGDTSPIGGLSAGHTITPTVMRSQSKPPESHPVAPAPQAPQAPQAPQRKTANTARDELIAAMEEAGWVQAKAARLLNMTPRQIAYALKKHNIELRRI from the coding sequence ATGATAGAAGCTGCCAAGCCCGACAGCCAGCTTGCTCTAGACTCACGCGACACCGCTCGTACCGCCCGCAAGCGGGCTCAGGAAAATTCGGCCAGCCAGGACCGGCTGGCCCTGAACGCGGTCTACGAGATCGCCAAGACCTTCACGTCGGCCCCCGATCCGATTTCGGTGATGCCGATGGTGTTGAACGTATTGTCGTCGTTTCTGGGCCTGCGCCACGGCGCGCTGGCCCTGCTGAGCGAACCCAATCGCCCGATCACGACCGGTACGGTGAACCCCTACGTGATCGCCGCGACCAGCTTCAACTGCCCCGAGGATACGCCCAATTGCGAGGTGATCCCGGACGTGGTGGCGCAGATGGTATTCCGCACCGGCGTGCCGCTGGTGTCCTGGGACCTGGAACGCGAATTCGGCCCCGAAGCGATGCCCCTGCGGCTGCGCGGAACCGGCCACAGCCTGATCGCCGTGCCGGTGCGCGAACAGGTGCGATCGCCCCTGGTGATCGGCGTGCTGTGCGCGTTTCGCGCCCATGACGACGATCGCGCCGGGCAATCGAACAGCGATATCAACGTGCTGACCATGGTCGCGTCGTTGCTGGAACAGGCCCTGCGGTTCCGCCGCCTGGTCGCCCGCGACCGCGAGCGCGCCCTGAACGACACCCGCCGGGCACTATCGGCGGCCACCGAACAGCTGGGGCGTACGCCCAAGCCCGTCACCATCGACGGCATCATCGGCGACAGCGACGAAATCGGCGCCGTGGTCGCCCGGATCCGGAAGGTCGCCACCACCACAGCGCCGGTCCTTCTGCGCGGTGAAAGCGGCACCGGCAAGGAATTGTTCGCCCGCGCCATCCACGCGCTGTCGGACCGCAAGGACAAGCCGTTCATCCGGGTCAATTGCGCCGCACTCAGCGAAACGCTGCTGGAAAGCGAATTGTTCGGGCATGAGAAAGGCGCCTTTACGGGGGCCAACGCGCTGAAGAAGGGGCGGTTCGAACTGGCCCATGGCGGCACGCTGTTCCTGGACGAGATCGGCGAAATTTCCCCGGCCTTCCAGTCCAAGCTGCTGCGCGTCCTGCAGGAAGGCGAATTCGAACGGGTCGGCGGCACGCGGACCATGAAGGTCGACGTGCGCCTGGTCACCGCCACCAACCGCGACCTGGAAGAAGCCGTGGCGCAGGGCGCCTTCCGCGCCGACCTGTACTTTCGGATCTGCGTGGTGCCGATCATCCTGCCGCCCCTGCGCGAACGCCCCTCCGACATCCGCCCGCTGGCGGAACTGTTCCTTGACCGGTTCAACGACCAGAACGGCACCAGCCTGGCCTTTGCGCCGGACGCCTTCGAGACGCTGTGCAACTGCAAGTTCCCCGGCAACGTGCGCGAGCTTGAGAATTGCGTGAACCGCGCCGCAGCGCTGTCCACCGGCGAAGTCATCCTGAACGAGGAAATGGCCTGCAACCAGAACGCCTGCCTGTCGGCGGAATTGTGGCGGCTGCAATCGGGCGACACGTCCCCGATCGGCGGGCTGTCCGCGGGCCATACGATCACGCCCACGGTCATGCGGTCGCAATCGAAGCCGCCCGAAAGCCACCCCGTCGCGCCAGCCCCTCAGGCCCCTCAGGCCCCCCAGGCGCCCCAGCGCAAGACGGCCAACACCGCCCGCGACGAACTGATCGCGGCGATGGAGGAAGCCGGCTGGGTCCAGGCCAAGGCGGCGCGCCTGCTGAACATGACCCCGCGCCAGATCGCCTATGCCCTGAAAAAACACAACATCGAGCTGCGCAGGATCTGA
- the rpoN1 gene encoding RNA polymerase sigma-54 factor 1, with protein MELVQTLTQKQTQQMSGQMLTSLAILGMSSHDLSEHLKERANENPFISYTPPRVFAGGEHFDAAAALASDRPSLMAHVVEQIELAFSNPADRLLALRFAEALEPTGWLGQPVSTVAAQAGVSELKAEKMLNLLQGFEPAGLFARSLADCLLIQARDGDVLTWELQALIENLDLLAEGRSKELADICDCDPSDIPDIARQLRGFDPKPGLAFAHDRPPIFPPDLVATRDGAAWKVELNRSTTPAIIVNPDRVATSKTDRDARSYRRTALAEARSLAQALERRGQTLLRTAAVLVERQADFLDHGAGHLVPLSLEDVAEALGLHASTISRASSGRMIQTPTGALPLRAFFCRAITTANGDAISRDAALTFVDRAVRGENPESPLSDDAIVALASRAGLTIARRTVAKYRSTLGIASSYKRRRAAQDRIKRAG; from the coding sequence ATGGAGCTGGTTCAGACCCTTACCCAGAAACAGACCCAGCAGATGAGCGGCCAGATGCTGACCTCGCTCGCCATCCTGGGCATGTCTTCGCACGACCTGTCGGAACACCTGAAGGAACGCGCGAACGAGAACCCGTTCATCTCCTACACGCCGCCGCGGGTGTTTGCCGGGGGCGAACACTTCGATGCGGCGGCCGCGCTGGCGTCGGACCGGCCCAGCCTGATGGCGCATGTGGTCGAACAGATCGAACTGGCGTTTTCCAACCCCGCCGACCGGCTTCTGGCCCTGCGGTTCGCCGAGGCGCTGGAACCCACCGGATGGCTGGGCCAGCCGGTATCGACCGTCGCCGCCCAGGCCGGCGTGTCCGAGCTGAAGGCCGAGAAGATGCTGAACCTGCTGCAGGGGTTCGAACCCGCCGGGCTGTTCGCCCGCTCGCTGGCCGATTGCCTGCTGATCCAGGCGCGCGATGGCGACGTTCTGACATGGGAATTGCAGGCGCTGATCGAAAACCTCGACCTGCTGGCCGAAGGCCGGTCGAAGGAGTTGGCCGACATCTGCGATTGCGACCCCTCCGACATTCCCGACATCGCCCGCCAGCTGCGCGGTTTCGATCCCAAGCCGGGCCTGGCGTTTGCCCATGACCGCCCGCCGATCTTTCCGCCCGACCTGGTCGCCACCCGCGACGGCGCGGCGTGGAAGGTGGAATTGAACCGGTCCACCACACCCGCCATCATCGTCAATCCCGACCGGGTCGCGACCTCGAAAACCGATCGTGATGCACGCAGCTATCGCCGCACCGCCCTGGCCGAGGCGCGATCGCTTGCGCAGGCGCTGGAGCGGCGCGGCCAGACGCTGTTGCGCACCGCCGCCGTGCTGGTCGAACGGCAGGCCGATTTCCTGGATCACGGCGCCGGCCACCTTGTGCCGCTGTCGCTGGAAGACGTCGCCGAGGCGCTTGGCCTTCATGCCTCGACCATCAGCCGGGCGTCGTCGGGGCGGATGATCCAGACCCCAACCGGCGCCCTGCCCCTGCGCGCCTTCTTCTGCCGGGCCATCACCACGGCGAACGGCGATGCCATTTCCCGCGACGCCGCGCTGACCTTTGTCGATCGCGCGGTGCGCGGCGAAAACCCCGAAAGCCCGCTGTCCGATGACGCCATCGTGGCGCTGGCCTCCCGCGCCGGGCTGACCATCGCGCGGCGCACCGTGGCCAAGTATCGTTCGACCCTTGGCATCGCCTCGTCCTACAAGCGCCGCCGCGCGGCGCAGGACCGCATCAAGCGCGCCGGATGA
- the bfr_2 gene encoding Bacterioferritin → MKGNDKVLDYLNRSLRHELTAVSQYWLHFRMQDDWGYTKLARKSREESIEEMEHADELIKRILFLEGHPNLQVLDPLRIGETVKECLECDLEAEYSARALYKEAREVCRDEGDYVSMSLFEKLMSDEESHIDFLETQLSLLGDIGSQNFGQLNADATDAAE, encoded by the coding sequence ATGAAAGGCAACGACAAGGTTCTCGATTACCTCAACAGGTCCCTGCGCCACGAATTGACCGCGGTCAGCCAGTACTGGCTGCATTTCCGCATGCAGGACGATTGGGGCTACACCAAACTGGCCAGGAAAAGCCGCGAGGAAAGCATCGAGGAGATGGAGCACGCGGACGAGCTGATCAAGCGGATCCTGTTCCTGGAGGGCCACCCCAACCTGCAGGTGCTTGACCCGCTGCGGATCGGCGAGACCGTTAAGGAATGCCTCGAATGCGACCTCGAGGCCGAATATTCCGCCCGCGCCCTGTACAAGGAAGCGCGCGAGGTCTGCCGCGATGAAGGCGATTACGTGTCGATGAGCCTGTTCGAAAAGCTCATGTCGGACGAGGAAAGCCACATCGACTTCCTGGAAACCCAGCTGTCGCTGCTGGGCGATATCGGGTCGCAGAACTTCGGCCAGCTGAACGCAGACGCGACCGATGCCGCAGAATGA
- the fbpC_1 gene encoding Fe(3+) ions import ATP-binding protein FbpC has protein sequence MIELHLRHRQGMFRLHVDIELEAEGIIGLIGRSGSGKSTLFNCLAGHTRPDRGCISLNGRKLFDSTASVNLSPARRNIGVVFQDGLLFPHMTVERNLFYGAGHKRGNFAAEVIDALDIAPLLDRKPARLSGGERQRAAIGRALMARPDLLLLDEPVSALDPGLKVRTLDLIARVQQATQTPMIYISHGPEEVRRLCDRVITLQNGEVAAISDPDGRPLGHRPRLTTAEDLQCAM, from the coding sequence ATGATCGAACTTCACCTTCGCCACCGCCAGGGCATGTTCCGCCTGCATGTCGATATCGAACTGGAAGCGGAAGGCATCATCGGGCTGATCGGACGTTCGGGATCGGGCAAGTCGACGCTGTTCAACTGCCTTGCCGGTCACACCCGCCCTGACCGCGGCTGCATCTCGCTCAACGGTCGCAAACTCTTTGACTCCACCGCCAGCGTCAACCTGTCCCCGGCCCGGCGCAACATCGGCGTGGTCTTCCAGGACGGGCTGCTGTTTCCGCACATGACGGTGGAACGGAACCTGTTCTACGGCGCGGGCCACAAACGCGGCAATTTCGCCGCCGAGGTGATCGACGCGCTGGACATCGCACCGCTGCTGGACCGCAAGCCCGCGCGGTTGTCGGGGGGCGAACGCCAGCGCGCCGCCATCGGGCGCGCGCTGATGGCCCGGCCCGACCTGCTGTTGCTGGACGAACCGGTGTCGGCGCTGGATCCGGGGTTGAAGGTGCGCACGCTGGACCTGATCGCGCGCGTCCAGCAGGCGACCCAAACGCCGATGATCTACATCAGCCACGGCCCCGAAGAGGTCCGCCGCCTGTGCGACCGGGTCATCACCCTGCAGAACGGCGAGGTCGCCGCGATTTCCGACCCCGACGGGCGGCCCCTGGGCCACCGGCCCCGGCTGACCACGGCCGAGGATCTGCAATGTGCGATGTGA
- the modB_1 gene encoding Molybdenum transport system permease protein ModB encodes MMLSPMEQAALMLSLKASASAVLWSLPLAIGLGWLLGTRRFPGHAMLNAVVHLPLVLPPVVLGYLLLLVLGRAGPVGSLVHTLFGARIAFTQTAVVIACSVVGFPLMVRAIRQSAEAIDPRYARAARSLGASEPRIFTTVTLPLMAPGILTGITLAFARAVGEFGATITLAGNIPGRTQTLPLALFTVTQSPGGDAAALRLCILSLALAGGALLLSEHIHRRVPQGAHA; translated from the coding sequence ATGATGCTGAGCCCGATGGAACAGGCCGCCCTCATGCTGTCGCTCAAGGCCTCGGCCTCGGCGGTGCTGTGGTCGCTGCCGCTGGCCATCGGGCTGGGCTGGCTGCTGGGAACCCGGCGGTTCCCGGGCCACGCGATGCTGAACGCGGTGGTGCACCTGCCGCTGGTGCTGCCCCCGGTGGTTCTGGGCTACCTGCTGTTGCTGGTGCTGGGGCGGGCCGGGCCGGTGGGATCGCTGGTGCACACCCTCTTTGGCGCGCGCATCGCCTTTACCCAGACCGCCGTTGTCATCGCCTGTTCGGTGGTCGGCTTTCCCCTGATGGTCCGCGCGATCCGCCAGTCGGCCGAGGCGATCGACCCCCGCTATGCCCGCGCCGCGCGGTCGCTGGGCGCGTCGGAACCGCGCATCTTCACCACCGTCACCCTGCCGCTGATGGCGCCCGGCATCCTGACCGGCATCACGCTGGCCTTCGCCCGGGCGGTGGGCGAATTCGGCGCCACGATCACGCTGGCCGGCAACATCCCGGGTCGCACCCAGACCCTGCCGCTGGCGCTGTTCACCGTGACGCAAAGCCCCGGCGGCGACGCCGCCGCGCTGCGGCTGTGCATCCTGTCGCTGGCATTGGCGGGTGGCGCACTGCTGCTGTCGGAACACATCCACCGGCGCGTCCCGCAAGGAGCCCACGCATGA
- the modA_1 gene encoding Molybdate-binding periplasmic protein precursor, with protein sequence MIRTLIAALLVATPALATPALADPTVFAAASTGRALDAAIAASGQSVITSYGASGTLARQVEQGAPVDLYLSANPKWMAFLVDAGIVRQEDVVVLMSNNLVLIAPEDAGPFDPDHIADFLGDGLFAMGDPDVAPVGRYGQAALTSLGLWDQVATALVPTRNTTATVAAVASQDASLGLVYASDAAAQAGIEVVWSIPADSHPPISYLIAPVAQGEDPDGARAFLGYLQGDAGQDILAQAGFLVREGE encoded by the coding sequence ATGATCCGCACCCTGATCGCCGCCCTTCTTGTGGCCACCCCGGCGCTGGCCACCCCCGCACTGGCCGATCCAACGGTCTTTGCCGCCGCCTCCACCGGCCGGGCGCTGGATGCCGCCATCGCGGCCAGCGGCCAGTCGGTCATCACGTCCTACGGTGCCTCCGGCACGCTGGCGCGCCAGGTGGAACAGGGCGCGCCGGTGGACCTGTACCTGTCGGCCAACCCGAAATGGATGGCCTTCCTCGTCGATGCCGGCATTGTCCGGCAAGAGGATGTCGTGGTGCTGATGTCCAACAACCTGGTACTGATCGCCCCCGAAGACGCCGGCCCCTTCGACCCGGACCACATCGCGGACTTCCTGGGTGACGGGCTTTTCGCCATGGGCGACCCCGATGTCGCGCCGGTGGGCAGGTACGGCCAGGCCGCGCTGACCAGCCTCGGCCTTTGGGATCAGGTCGCGACGGCGCTGGTGCCCACGCGAAACACCACAGCCACGGTTGCAGCGGTTGCCAGCCAGGACGCGTCCCTTGGACTTGTCTACGCCAGCGATGCCGCGGCCCAGGCGGGGATCGAGGTTGTCTGGTCGATCCCCGCCGATAGTCACCCGCCGATCAGCTACCTGATCGCCCCGGTGGCGCAGGGCGAAGACCCGGACGGCGCGCGGGCCTTCCTCGGCTACCTGCAAGGCGACGCCGGCCAGGACATCCTGGCGCAGGCCGGCTTTCTGGTGCGGGAGGGCGAATGA
- a CDS encoding ferredoxin-like protein FixX yields MTNTMTNTTRMEERLYQNRYLVDEGRPHISIKQKEVDSAALKALTRICPAGCYAFGDDGRVEIASDGCMECGTCRVVCQATGEIEWSYPRGGYGVLFKFG; encoded by the coding sequence ATGACAAACACGATGACCAACACGACGCGCATGGAAGAGCGGCTGTATCAGAACCGCTATCTGGTGGACGAAGGCCGTCCGCATATCTCGATCAAGCAGAAGGAAGTGGACAGCGCCGCGCTGAAGGCGCTGACCCGGATCTGCCCCGCCGGTTGCTATGCCTTCGGCGATGACGGCCGGGTTGAGATCGCATCGGATGGCTGCATGGAATGCGGCACCTGCCGGGTGGTGTGCCAGGCCACCGGCGAAATCGAATGGTCCTACCCGCGCGGCGGCTACGGCGTGCTGTTCAAGTTCGGATGA
- a CDS encoding Electron transfer flavoprotein-ubiquinone oxidoreductase — protein MSEHFDAIVVGAGPSGNAAAYTMAKSGLSVLQIDRGEYPGSKNVQGAILYADALERIIPDFRENAPLERHVVEQRMWMLDEKSHTGAHYRSDTFNEEKPNRYTILRAQFDKWFSSKVREAGALLITETTVTGLVKNDAGKVIGVETDREGGPVYGDVVILAEGVNALVGQRANLRPELKANHVALAVKETHFLTEEKVQERFNLMGEHDGVVIEVMGSVTSGMVGTGFLYTNKESISIGIGCLISDFAETEVSPYDLLDRFKKHPSVAPLLKGSEMKEYVAHLIPEGGYNAIPNLTGDGWVIVGDAGQFVNAVHREGSNLAMTTGRLAAESIIQLKAEGRPATNANLKIYRDKLEDSFVMKDLRKYRRIPALLEARKQFLFDAYPRAVSRALQTLLRVDGMSKREKEGVMMSAVKQARGSWWGVATDMFKLARAWR, from the coding sequence ATGTCTGAACATTTCGATGCCATCGTCGTCGGCGCCGGCCCCTCCGGCAATGCCGCCGCCTATACCATGGCCAAATCCGGTCTGAGCGTGCTTCAGATCGACCGGGGCGAATACCCGGGGTCGAAGAACGTGCAGGGCGCGATCCTTTACGCCGATGCGCTGGAACGGATCATCCCCGACTTCCGCGAGAACGCGCCGCTGGAACGTCACGTGGTCGAACAGCGGATGTGGATGCTGGACGAGAAATCGCACACCGGCGCCCATTACCGGTCCGACACGTTCAACGAAGAAAAGCCCAACCGCTACACGATCCTGCGCGCGCAGTTCGACAAGTGGTTTTCGTCGAAGGTGCGCGAGGCCGGCGCCCTGCTGATCACCGAAACCACCGTCACCGGGCTGGTCAAGAACGACGCCGGCAAGGTGATCGGGGTAGAGACCGACCGCGAAGGCGGGCCCGTCTACGGTGACGTGGTGATCCTGGCCGAGGGCGTGAACGCGCTGGTCGGTCAACGCGCCAACCTGCGCCCCGAACTCAAGGCCAATCATGTGGCGCTGGCGGTCAAGGAAACGCATTTCCTGACCGAGGAAAAGGTGCAGGAACGGTTCAACCTGATGGGTGAACACGACGGCGTGGTGATCGAGGTGATGGGGTCGGTGACCTCGGGCATGGTCGGCACCGGGTTCCTTTACACCAACAAGGAAAGCATCTCGATCGGCATCGGCTGCCTGATTTCCGACTTCGCCGAGACCGAGGTGTCGCCCTACGACCTGCTGGACAGGTTCAAGAAGCACCCGTCGGTCGCACCCCTGCTGAAGGGGTCCGAGATGAAGGAATACGTCGCCCACCTGATCCCCGAAGGCGGCTACAACGCGATCCCGAACCTCACTGGCGACGGCTGGGTCATCGTGGGCGACGCGGGCCAGTTCGTGAACGCGGTGCACCGCGAAGGGTCGAACCTGGCGATGACGACGGGGCGGCTGGCGGCTGAATCCATCATCCAGCTCAAGGCCGAAGGCCGGCCCGCGACCAATGCCAACCTCAAGATCTACCGCGACAAGCTGGAAGACAGCTTTGTCATGAAGGACCTCAGGAAATACCGCCGCATCCCGGCGCTTCTGGAGGCCCGCAAGCAGTTCCTGTTCGACGCCTATCCCAGGGCGGTCAGCCGGGCGCTGCAGACGCTGCTGCGCGTGGACGGCATGTCCAAGCGCGAGAAGGAAGGCGTGATGATGAGCGCCGTCAAACAGGCGCGCGGCTCGTGGTGGGGCGTGGCGACCGACATGTTCAAACTGGCGAGGGCCTGGAGATGA